A genomic segment from Ruficoccus amylovorans encodes:
- a CDS encoding AI-2E family transporter: protein MGDKQPNKVFSDLQKRIVVAALTALGVVFLCAVVLLCFYLLKVFVSTFSGVLWPLAAAGILAMLLRPVVSLISRKLHLGLIPSILILYVIAILIAGVGVYAIFELFDKQIIVFFKTLPDQITELIASIRQKFPDLMDMGKNIFGEQKWAAMMDQSGELANRLLEVIKNSAGSMVSILQKSGKGVLTFFGLSAQFAIIPVYLFFLLLSDRDFSQDLKRELVFVNDKIRDDIVFLVREFVGIIVSFFRGQIVIGLIMGVCYAIGFSLVGLKFGFFIGMAMGFLNIIPYLGTILGLGMALPIGYLQSDGGVSTVIWVLGVFAAVQALEGYFLTPRIMGKQTGLHPMVIIIAIFFWGTALDGILGMILAIPLTAFFVVLWRLVKVKYLPMLMNKDDATSTLSAEEASRAEKA, encoded by the coding sequence ATGGGCGACAAGCAGCCGAACAAAGTTTTCAGCGACCTGCAAAAGCGGATTGTCGTCGCGGCGCTGACCGCGCTGGGGGTCGTCTTTTTGTGCGCGGTTGTGTTGCTGTGCTTTTACCTGTTGAAAGTCTTTGTCAGCACTTTCAGCGGTGTCCTCTGGCCGCTGGCGGCGGCGGGCATCCTGGCCATGCTGCTGCGCCCCGTCGTCAGCCTGATCAGCCGCAAGCTGCACCTCGGGCTGATCCCTTCGATCCTTATCCTCTACGTCATCGCCATCCTCATCGCAGGGGTGGGCGTGTACGCGATCTTCGAGCTGTTTGACAAGCAGATCATCGTCTTCTTCAAAACCCTCCCCGACCAGATCACCGAACTGATCGCCTCCATCCGCCAGAAATTCCCCGACTTGATGGACATGGGGAAGAACATTTTCGGCGAACAAAAATGGGCCGCCATGATGGACCAGAGCGGCGAGCTCGCCAACCGTCTGCTGGAAGTCATCAAGAACAGCGCCGGGAGCATGGTCAGCATTCTGCAAAAATCCGGCAAGGGCGTGCTCACCTTCTTCGGCCTTTCGGCGCAGTTCGCCATCATCCCGGTGTACCTGTTTTTCCTCCTGCTGAGCGACCGCGACTTCTCGCAGGACCTCAAGCGCGAGCTGGTCTTCGTCAACGACAAGATCCGCGACGACATCGTGTTCCTCGTGCGCGAGTTTGTCGGCATCATCGTCTCGTTTTTCCGCGGCCAGATCGTGATCGGGCTCATCATGGGCGTCTGCTACGCCATCGGCTTCAGCCTCGTCGGGCTCAAGTTCGGATTCTTCATCGGCATGGCGATGGGCTTCCTCAACATCATCCCCTACCTCGGCACCATCCTCGGCCTCGGAATGGCCCTGCCCATCGGCTACCTGCAAAGCGACGGCGGTGTCTCCACCGTGATCTGGGTGCTGGGGGTCTTCGCAGCCGTGCAGGCGTTGGAGGGCTACTTTCTCACGCCGCGCATCATGGGCAAGCAGACCGGCCTGCACCCGATGGTCATCATCATCGCTATCTTCTTCTGGGGTACTGCGCTGGACGGCATCCTCGGCATGATTCTCGCCATCCCCCTGACGGCCTTCTTCGTCGTGCTCTGGCGGCTGGTCAAGGTCAAGTACCTGCCCATGCTCATGAACAAAGACGACGCCACTTCCACTCTCTCCGCCGAAGAAGCTTCCCGCGCGGAGAAAGCATAA
- a CDS encoding CHAD domain-containing protein — translation MLPDFSPMKADTCILFDSETAEAACLESLGAQFGLEAAGASQSRHVYFDTFDWRLFAEGYGLESASGELRLCSLADDEVLAALPWKNRRAPAFASEVAEEGPLRDALAKVCGIRALLRQAELTAHLRDFRVLDAEGKTVLRVRFGSYAFHGGSKPFLREWRVRPLKGYEAEAREFCLLAGRYGKRQKGPGGHPLTLALQERGVDPFRYSPNRDLGFSPELPAYLAARSVLEHALEVVEANEPGILDDTDTEFLHHYRVALRQTKSALGLFGEVLPKKETDALKQTVGALARASNTVRDLDVFLLKRASITARLPGAFNPGVETFFRRLKAERRREFKKLCAFLRSEELPAGKLQWREFSTRLASPDFSPAPGVSVYTVACANISRRYARILKRGGKLGPGSPEEPFHELRIDFKKLRYNLEFFRSLFPGKEVGYFIRHLRRMQGLLGDLNDIKVQRDFLTARLARLDLKTRDSANIAASLGALIARLEEGSLRLREGFPAAFAELADGRMKSIAGRLFRPS, via the coding sequence ATGTTGCCCGATTTTTCCCCCATGAAGGCCGATACCTGCATCCTGTTTGATTCCGAGACAGCCGAAGCCGCCTGCCTAGAGTCGCTGGGGGCGCAATTCGGACTGGAGGCGGCGGGAGCGAGCCAGAGCCGTCATGTTTATTTCGATACTTTCGACTGGCGGCTCTTCGCGGAGGGCTACGGGCTGGAGAGTGCTTCCGGCGAACTTCGCCTGTGTTCGCTCGCGGACGACGAGGTGCTCGCCGCGCTCCCGTGGAAAAACCGGCGGGCTCCGGCCTTCGCGTCAGAGGTGGCAGAGGAAGGGCCGTTGCGCGATGCGCTTGCCAAGGTGTGTGGTATTCGCGCCCTGCTGCGGCAGGCGGAGCTGACGGCGCATCTGCGGGATTTCCGCGTCCTCGACGCCGAGGGGAAAACTGTCCTGCGCGTGCGTTTTGGCAGCTATGCCTTTCACGGCGGGAGCAAGCCTTTCCTGCGCGAATGGCGCGTGCGTCCGCTCAAAGGCTACGAAGCCGAGGCGAGGGAGTTTTGCTTATTGGCCGGACGTTATGGCAAGCGCCAGAAAGGGCCGGGCGGGCATCCGCTGACGCTCGCGCTACAGGAGCGCGGGGTCGATCCCTTTCGCTACTCGCCCAACCGGGACCTAGGCTTTTCGCCGGAGTTGCCCGCCTACCTGGCTGCACGGAGCGTGCTGGAGCACGCGCTGGAAGTGGTCGAGGCGAACGAGCCGGGCATCCTTGACGACACGGATACGGAGTTCCTGCACCACTACCGGGTGGCGCTGCGGCAGACGAAGTCCGCGCTTGGGCTGTTCGGCGAGGTGCTCCCCAAAAAGGAAACCGACGCGCTCAAGCAAACCGTCGGGGCGCTCGCCCGCGCCAGCAATACTGTGCGCGACCTGGACGTTTTTCTGCTCAAGCGGGCTTCGATCACGGCGCGTTTACCGGGCGCTTTCAACCCAGGGGTAGAGACCTTTTTTCGTCGCCTCAAGGCGGAGCGTCGCCGCGAGTTTAAAAAGCTCTGCGCGTTTCTGCGCTCGGAGGAACTGCCCGCGGGCAAGCTCCAGTGGCGCGAGTTCTCGACCCGGCTGGCGAGCCCGGACTTTTCACCCGCTCCAGGGGTGTCGGTTTACACCGTGGCCTGCGCGAATATTTCCCGCCGCTATGCGCGCATCCTCAAGCGCGGGGGCAAGCTTGGTCCCGGTTCGCCCGAGGAGCCGTTCCACGAACTGCGGATCGACTTTAAAAAACTGCGCTACAACCTGGAGTTCTTCCGCTCGCTCTTTCCGGGGAAGGAGGTGGGCTACTTCATCCGCCACCTGCGCCGGATGCAGGGCCTGCTCGGCGACCTCAACGACATCAAGGTGCAACGCGATTTCCTGACCGCGCGGCTGGCGCGGCTCGACCTGAAAACCCGCGACTCGGCCAACATCGCCGCCTCGCTCGGGGCGCTCATCGCCCGGCTGGAGGAGGGGAGCCTGCGCTTGCGCGAGGGCTTCCCGGCGGCCTTTGCCGAGCTGGCCGACGGTCGCATGAAGTCCATCGCCGGGCGGCTCTTTCGACCCTCATGA
- the uvrA gene encoding excinuclease ABC subunit UvrA translates to MSETESQPCIHIKGARQHNLRDLDLRIPRGKLVVMTGVSGSGKSSLAFDTIYAEGYRKYMESLSARARQYLDQLPRPDVDFIHGLPPVVAIEQRTITGANPRSTVATVTEIADYARLLWTVCGEQFDPVDGAPIERRSLDDCIARIYEEPEGSRLMLLAPVMTAKPAVLREELPRLRQKGFLRVRLDGEIRELADDKIIPSGSREVTVEVVVDRIVLGSDQRGRIADSLELAFREGGDRAIVMVQHDREAPWGEFRLSQALAGTRSGVVYEPLSTRSFSWNSPEGACPTCGGLGQTMQFSDELIVPDPSKSVRGGAVKPWRLGSKAMIIKRNAILKQLSEQLPFDRNVPWSELPEETRQIILHGAGERLFSFKLKAGNAKPEATPFAGVIADLEESRRTSSSDGFRARLMAFQVTSLCPDCQGSRLNARARNVRVEGVSFTDFIGLGIERAREFVSKLGGRKGRYEPAADAIRGLRERLGFLTEVGLEYLTLDRIYATLSGGEAQRVRLATQLGMGLVGVAYVLDEPSIGLHPVDNQRLIDTLVGLRDRGNSVLVVEHDADTMRVADQLIELGPGAGDQGGELIFQGTPEECMASPRSRTGPFLSGQSEIMRDARVLEPRHGMLTVIGARENNLRDLNVGFPMGLLTVVCGVSGSGKSTLVNDILARAAAFKLNGAKTIPGLHKEIDGLRNFKTVVRVDQEPIGRSPRSNPATYVKLFDQLRDLFAKCPLAKVRGYKPSRFSFNVRGGRCEKCQGDGQIKLDMQFLGDVFVECPSCRGQRYNRETLEIRFKGYNIAEVLDMTVEEAMKHFRNQPKIFEKLATLAAVGLGYVKLGQPANTLSGGEAQRIKLSLELSRRQQGETLYLLDEPTTGLHWEDIQKLMDLLFQLRDAGNTVVIIEHQLDVIALADWLVELGPGGGKSGGNLVFEGTPADMTRAEGSPTGSALRAAGHG, encoded by the coding sequence ATGTCCGAGACCGAAAGCCAGCCCTGTATTCACATAAAAGGCGCGCGCCAGCACAACCTGCGCGACCTCGACCTGCGCATCCCGCGCGGGAAGCTGGTGGTGATGACCGGCGTCTCCGGCTCGGGCAAGTCGAGCCTGGCCTTTGACACCATCTATGCCGAGGGCTACCGCAAGTACATGGAGAGCCTCTCGGCCCGCGCCCGGCAGTACCTGGACCAGTTGCCGAGGCCGGACGTGGACTTTATCCACGGACTGCCGCCGGTCGTGGCTATCGAGCAGCGTACCATCACGGGCGCGAATCCGCGCAGCACCGTCGCCACGGTGACGGAGATCGCCGACTATGCGCGGCTGCTGTGGACGGTCTGCGGGGAGCAGTTCGACCCGGTGGACGGCGCGCCGATTGAGCGGCGTTCGCTCGACGATTGCATTGCCCGCATTTACGAGGAGCCGGAGGGGAGCCGCCTCATGCTTCTGGCCCCGGTGATGACGGCCAAGCCCGCCGTGTTACGCGAGGAGCTGCCCCGGTTGCGGCAGAAAGGTTTTTTACGCGTGCGGCTCGACGGGGAAATTCGCGAGTTGGCGGACGATAAGATTATCCCCTCCGGCAGCCGCGAAGTCACGGTCGAGGTGGTGGTGGACCGCATCGTGCTCGGGTCGGATCAGCGCGGGCGCATTGCCGACTCGTTGGAGCTGGCCTTCCGCGAGGGCGGGGATCGGGCGATTGTCATGGTCCAGCATGACAGGGAAGCCCCGTGGGGCGAGTTCCGGCTCAGCCAGGCGCTGGCCGGGACGCGCTCGGGCGTGGTGTACGAGCCGCTCTCGACGCGCTCCTTTTCCTGGAACAGCCCCGAGGGCGCTTGCCCGACCTGCGGCGGGCTCGGGCAGACCATGCAGTTCAGCGACGAGTTGATCGTGCCGGACCCGTCGAAGTCCGTGCGCGGCGGCGCGGTCAAGCCCTGGCGGCTCGGCTCCAAGGCGATGATAATTAAACGCAACGCCATCCTCAAGCAGCTCTCCGAGCAGTTGCCCTTCGACCGCAACGTGCCGTGGAGCGAATTGCCGGAAGAGACCCGCCAAATCATCCTGCACGGGGCGGGGGAACGGCTGTTTTCCTTCAAGCTCAAGGCGGGCAATGCCAAGCCCGAGGCCACGCCCTTTGCCGGGGTGATCGCGGATCTGGAGGAAAGCCGCCGCACGAGCAGCAGCGATGGCTTCCGCGCCCGGTTGATGGCGTTCCAGGTCACGTCGCTGTGCCCGGATTGCCAGGGGAGTCGCCTCAATGCCCGTGCGCGTAACGTGCGCGTCGAGGGCGTGTCGTTCACGGACTTTATCGGGCTCGGGATCGAGCGGGCGCGGGAATTTGTCTCCAAGCTCGGCGGGCGCAAGGGGCGTTACGAACCGGCCGCCGACGCCATTCGCGGCCTGCGCGAGCGACTGGGGTTTTTGACCGAGGTTGGGCTGGAATACCTTACGCTGGATCGCATCTATGCCACACTCAGCGGCGGCGAGGCCCAGCGCGTGCGGCTGGCTACTCAACTCGGCATGGGACTGGTCGGCGTCGCCTACGTGCTCGACGAGCCGAGCATCGGCCTGCACCCGGTGGACAACCAGCGGCTGATTGACACGCTGGTTGGCCTGCGCGACCGGGGCAACTCCGTGCTCGTGGTCGAGCACGACGCCGACACGATGCGCGTAGCGGACCAGTTGATCGAGCTCGGGCCGGGCGCGGGCGACCAAGGCGGCGAACTCATTTTCCAGGGGACGCCGGAGGAGTGCATGGCCTCGCCGCGTTCGCGGACCGGGCCGTTTCTTTCCGGCCAAAGCGAGATCATGCGCGACGCCCGTGTGCTGGAACCGCGCCACGGGATGCTGACTGTTATAGGAGCGCGGGAGAACAATCTGCGCGACCTCAATGTGGGCTTCCCGATGGGGCTGCTGACCGTCGTGTGCGGTGTGTCCGGCTCGGGCAAGAGCACGCTCGTCAACGACATCCTGGCGCGGGCGGCCGCCTTCAAGCTCAACGGTGCGAAGACCATCCCCGGCCTGCACAAGGAGATCGACGGCCTGCGCAACTTCAAGACCGTGGTGCGCGTGGACCAGGAGCCCATCGGGCGCAGCCCGCGCTCGAATCCGGCCACCTACGTGAAACTTTTCGACCAGTTGCGCGATCTTTTCGCCAAGTGCCCGCTGGCCAAGGTGCGCGGCTACAAGCCGAGCCGCTTCAGCTTCAACGTGCGCGGCGGGCGCTGCGAGAAGTGCCAGGGAGACGGCCAGATCAAGCTCGACATGCAGTTCCTCGGGGACGTGTTCGTGGAGTGCCCGAGCTGCCGCGGCCAGCGCTATAATCGCGAGACGCTGGAGATCCGCTTCAAGGGCTACAACATCGCCGAGGTGCTCGACATGACCGTCGAGGAGGCGATGAAGCACTTTCGCAACCAGCCGAAGATTTTTGAAAAGCTCGCCACGCTCGCTGCCGTCGGCCTGGGCTACGTCAAGCTCGGCCAGCCCGCCAACACTCTTTCCGGCGGCGAGGCCCAGCGGATCAAGCTCTCGCTCGAACTCTCCCGCCGCCAGCAGGGCGAGACACTCTACCTGCTCGACGAGCCCACCACCGGCCTGCACTGGGAAGACATCCAGAAGCTGATGGACCTGCTCTTCCAGCTTCGCGACGCGGGCAACACCGTTGTCATTATCGAGCACCAGCTCGATGTCATCGCCCTGGCCGACTGGCTGGTCGAGCTCGGCCCCGGCGGCGGCAAGTCCGGCGGCAACCTTGTCTTCGAGGGCACCCCCGCCGACATGACCCGCGCCGAAGGCTCTCCCACCGGCTCCGCCCTCCGCGCCGCCGGTCACGGGTGA
- a CDS encoding ParA family protein yields the protein MKILTLYHLKGGVGKTAAAVNLSYLAAAEGRRVLLCDLDPQGSASYYFRMRPARKVKVGKLLKSAKFAEKQVRESDYENLFLMPSDLVLRQLDAKLEAGKKSRSRLKRLFAGMEDEYDLIVVDAPPAITLLAENLFRASDLLLLPIIPTVLAHQAMLKVMEFMETEGLDTSRVRAFFSMADRRKKLHREFMKQLSADATRFLPAAIPYASAVENMGLERRPLPDYDRRSPATKAYRELWAQCAKLL from the coding sequence ATGAAGATCCTGACGCTTTACCATCTCAAGGGCGGGGTGGGCAAGACCGCCGCCGCCGTCAACCTCAGCTACCTGGCGGCAGCCGAAGGACGGCGCGTGCTCCTGTGCGACCTCGATCCGCAGGGCTCGGCCTCGTACTACTTTCGCATGCGCCCGGCGCGCAAGGTCAAGGTCGGCAAGCTGCTCAAGTCGGCCAAGTTCGCCGAAAAGCAGGTGCGCGAGTCCGACTACGAGAACCTCTTTCTCATGCCCTCGGACCTGGTCCTGCGCCAACTCGACGCCAAGCTTGAAGCCGGGAAAAAGTCCCGTTCACGCCTGAAGCGGCTTTTCGCGGGGATGGAGGACGAGTACGACCTCATTGTGGTCGATGCGCCCCCGGCCATCACGCTGCTGGCGGAGAATCTTTTCCGCGCCTCGGACCTGCTCTTGTTGCCGATCATCCCGACCGTGCTCGCGCATCAGGCCATGCTTAAGGTGATGGAGTTCATGGAGACCGAAGGGCTGGACACCTCGCGGGTGCGGGCGTTTTTCTCCATGGCCGACCGGCGCAAGAAGCTCCACCGCGAGTTTATGAAGCAGCTTTCGGCGGATGCCACGCGCTTCCTGCCCGCTGCCATCCCCTATGCCAGCGCGGTGGAAAACATGGGACTCGAACGCCGTCCGCTGCCCGACTACGACCGTCGCAGCCCTGCCACCAAGGCCTACCGCGAATTGTGGGCGCAGTGCGCCAAGCTGTTGTAG
- a CDS encoding inositol monophosphatase family protein, whose translation MKPQKRKPGRKPVASELRHRINAGRVAVKNQIAFFESQFGQVESQWKEDDTRVTFADFAISEKVFTELRRSFPHDDFCSEESNPEDEEMLLEAEYAWILDPIDGTNNYALGIPMCSISLALLRNGEPVYGYIYDYARRTLIEGGEGEGVLDGTHRCRVLADEPTVQSHFATNFPFDPADMALTRELFEQYRVRCFGSAAMNLAYTATGKLEACLDFRVKVWDVAAGFAMIKAGGGEVVYFGEPAFPLNRFHVRMPAVRYVAGNPAFCRIVEERIRGGGGKA comes from the coding sequence ATGAAACCTCAGAAGCGGAAGCCGGGCCGCAAACCGGTCGCCAGCGAGCTGCGCCACCGGATCAACGCCGGGCGGGTCGCGGTGAAAAACCAGATTGCCTTTTTCGAGAGCCAGTTCGGGCAGGTTGAGAGCCAGTGGAAGGAAGATGACACGCGGGTGACGTTCGCGGACTTTGCTATTTCTGAAAAGGTATTTACCGAGTTGCGCCGCTCGTTCCCGCATGACGATTTTTGCAGCGAGGAGTCGAATCCCGAGGACGAGGAGATGCTGCTGGAGGCTGAGTACGCCTGGATTCTCGATCCCATCGACGGCACGAACAATTACGCGCTGGGAATTCCGATGTGTTCAATTTCGCTGGCGCTGCTGCGCAACGGTGAGCCCGTTTACGGCTATATCTACGACTATGCCCGCCGCACGCTGATCGAGGGCGGGGAAGGCGAGGGCGTGCTCGACGGCACGCACCGATGCCGCGTGCTGGCGGACGAGCCGACGGTACAGAGCCACTTTGCGACGAATTTCCCCTTTGATCCGGCGGACATGGCGCTGACACGTGAGCTGTTCGAGCAGTACCGGGTGCGGTGCTTCGGCAGCGCGGCGATGAACCTGGCCTACACGGCGACGGGTAAGCTTGAAGCCTGCCTCGACTTCCGGGTCAAGGTCTGGGATGTGGCCGCCGGGTTCGCCATGATTAAGGCCGGGGGCGGCGAAGTCGTTTACTTCGGCGAACCGGCTTTTCCGCTCAATCGCTTCCACGTACGGATGCCTGCCGTGCGTTATGTGGCGGGTAATCCGGCTTTTTGCCGGATCGTGGAGGAGCGTATCCGCGGGGGCGGTGGCAAGGCCTAG
- a CDS encoding glutaredoxin family protein encodes MSKHPILYIKRGCPWCREAMAFFQRHAVEVDLRDVNLSAQNMQRMIEVSGQTKTPTLEFGDFIVADFSVEELKDALAEDPETRMELGLGDNYEDD; translated from the coding sequence ATGTCGAAACACCCCATTCTCTATATCAAGCGCGGTTGCCCCTGGTGCCGTGAAGCCATGGCCTTTTTCCAGCGTCACGCGGTCGAAGTCGATCTGCGCGATGTCAACCTGAGCGCCCAGAACATGCAGCGCATGATCGAAGTCAGCGGCCAGACCAAGACCCCCACCCTCGAATTTGGCGACTTCATCGTGGCCGACTTCAGCGTGGAGGAACTCAAGGACGCCCTGGCCGAAGACCCCGAAACCCGCATGGAGCTCGGCCTCGGCGACAACTACGAAGACGACTAG
- the icd gene encoding NADP-dependent isocitrate dehydrogenase — translation MSEKITIENGNLIVPDKPVIPFIEGDGTGPDIWNASVRVFDAAVEKAYGSSRKIEWMEVLAGEKSFNQTGDWLPQATLDAFQEYLVGIKGPLTTPVGGGIRSLNVALRQILDLYVCLRPVRWFEGVPSPVKRPDLTDMVIFRENAEDIYAGIEFENGTPECIKLKDLLKENFPAMFKKIRFPETAGLGIKPVSKEGTHRLVKAAIQYAIDNERDSVTLVHKGNIMKFTEGAFRDWGYQCAKEEFGATELDGGPWCSFKSPKTGKEIIIKDVIADAMLQQILTRPAEYDVLATLNLNGDYISDALAACVGGIGIAPGGNINYDTGHAIFEATHGTAPKYAGKDQVNPGSVILSGEMMFRYMGWTEAADLIIKGVNGAISNKTVTYDFERLMDGAKLLKCSEFGDAIVANMD, via the coding sequence ATGAGCGAAAAAATCACCATCGAGAACGGCAATCTCATCGTGCCGGACAAGCCCGTCATCCCCTTCATCGAAGGCGACGGCACCGGCCCTGACATCTGGAACGCCTCGGTGCGCGTCTTCGACGCCGCCGTTGAAAAAGCCTACGGCAGCTCGCGTAAAATCGAGTGGATGGAAGTCCTTGCCGGGGAGAAATCCTTCAACCAGACCGGTGACTGGCTCCCGCAGGCCACGCTGGATGCTTTCCAGGAATATCTCGTAGGGATCAAGGGCCCGCTGACGACTCCGGTCGGCGGCGGCATCCGCTCGCTCAATGTCGCGCTTCGCCAGATCCTCGACCTGTATGTGTGCCTGCGTCCGGTGCGTTGGTTCGAGGGCGTTCCCAGCCCGGTCAAGCGCCCCGACCTGACCGACATGGTGATCTTCCGTGAAAACGCCGAAGACATCTACGCCGGTATCGAGTTCGAGAACGGCACCCCCGAGTGCATCAAGCTCAAGGACCTGCTGAAGGAAAACTTCCCGGCGATGTTCAAGAAGATCCGCTTCCCTGAGACGGCGGGCCTCGGCATCAAGCCCGTTTCAAAGGAAGGCACGCACCGCCTGGTCAAGGCCGCCATCCAGTACGCGATCGACAACGAGCGCGACTCGGTGACGCTCGTGCACAAGGGCAACATCATGAAGTTCACCGAAGGCGCCTTCCGCGACTGGGGCTACCAGTGCGCGAAGGAAGAGTTCGGCGCGACCGAGCTCGACGGCGGCCCCTGGTGCTCCTTCAAGTCCCCGAAGACGGGCAAGGAGATCATCATCAAGGACGTCATCGCCGACGCCATGCTCCAGCAGATCCTGACGCGCCCGGCCGAGTACGACGTGCTCGCCACGCTCAATCTGAACGGCGACTATATCTCCGACGCGCTTGCGGCCTGCGTGGGCGGCATCGGCATCGCCCCCGGCGGCAACATCAACTACGACACCGGCCACGCCATCTTTGAAGCGACGCACGGGACCGCCCCGAAGTACGCCGGCAAGGACCAGGTCAACCCCGGTTCGGTCATCCTCTCGGGTGAGATGATGTTCCGCTACATGGGCTGGACCGAAGCGGCCGACCTCATCATCAAGGGCGTTAACGGTGCCATCAGCAACAAGACCGTGACCTACGACTTCGAGCGCCTGATGGACGGTGCCAAGCTGCTGAAGTGCTCCGAGTTCGGCGACGCCATCGTCGCGAACATGGACTAA
- a CDS encoding CopG family transcriptional regulator: MTATHKQKTFPITFDISQGQHRQLQKLKREYGVASLSELVRLAVSRFNFARVPKSAQEHQQISVRLAEADKAVLSTTSKARNISVGELLRTALDELLANPPGKDSIQTQTRTNMPTKKTAKKKAAPKAVKKAPSKKVARKAVAKKVAAKKVAKKAPAKKVAKKAVKKAAVKKAPAKKVAVKKAAKKAVKKVAAKKAPAKKAAKKKK, translated from the coding sequence ATGACGGCAACGCACAAGCAAAAGACGTTCCCCATCACTTTTGACATAAGTCAGGGACAACACCGCCAGCTTCAGAAACTCAAGCGTGAGTACGGAGTGGCTTCACTGAGCGAGCTGGTGCGTCTGGCAGTTTCGCGCTTTAACTTTGCCCGAGTCCCGAAGTCGGCTCAGGAGCACCAACAGATTTCGGTGCGTCTGGCCGAGGCGGATAAGGCTGTTTTAAGTACGACCTCAAAGGCTAGGAATATCAGTGTGGGAGAGCTACTTCGTACCGCTTTGGACGAACTGCTCGCCAACCCGCCTGGTAAGGATTCTATCCAAACCCAAACTAGAACGAACATGCCTACAAAAAAAACAGCCAAGAAAAAAGCGGCCCCTAAAGCCGTGAAAAAAGCGCCGTCGAAAAAAGTAGCCCGTAAAGCCGTGGCGAAAAAGGTAGCGGCAAAGAAGGTTGCCAAAAAGGCTCCCGCGAAGAAGGTTGCCAAAAAGGCCGTGAAAAAAGCTGCGGTCAAGAAAGCACCCGCCAAGAAGGTAGCCGTGAAAAAGGCAGCCAAGAAGGCCGTGAAGAAAGTCGCTGCCAAAAAGGCTCCCGCCAAGAAGGCCGCCAAGAAAAAGAAGTAA
- a CDS encoding pyridoxal phosphate-dependent aminotransferase, whose translation MSQDRLSVWAKGISPSPTLAVDAKAKALKAEGKDVCGFGAGEPDFDTPEFIKEACVEALRAGQTKYCPAAGLPALKKALADKYKLDNNLEVDPSQIVVSPGGKYSCYLAILATCSPGDEVVIPAPFWVSYPEMVKLAGATPVIISAGEEADFKITPEQLRAAITPKTKLVILNSPSNPTGTVYTPVEIEALVEVCLSAGVLIMSDEIYEYLLYDGVTHLSPASLSKEAAESTITVGGFSKTFSMTGWRLGTLVAPKAIAAAVGDLQSQTSSNATTFAQFGALAALKQRDEAKAAVAKMLAVFDSRRLKLLNGLNAIKGINCRRAQGAFYLFPSLSGLGISSTDFAARLLEEELVAVVPGVAFGADECMRLSYATSDEVIDKGLERLARFCQQL comes from the coding sequence ATGTCACAAGATCGTTTATCCGTCTGGGCCAAAGGTATATCCCCGTCCCCCACGCTTGCCGTCGATGCGAAGGCGAAAGCCCTCAAGGCCGAAGGCAAAGATGTTTGCGGGTTTGGAGCCGGCGAGCCTGATTTCGATACGCCAGAATTCATCAAGGAGGCGTGCGTTGAAGCTTTGCGCGCGGGGCAAACCAAGTATTGCCCCGCCGCCGGCCTTCCGGCCCTGAAAAAGGCGCTGGCCGATAAGTATAAGCTGGATAACAACCTGGAGGTTGATCCGAGCCAGATCGTCGTCAGCCCCGGAGGCAAGTACTCCTGCTACCTGGCGATCCTTGCCACATGCAGCCCCGGCGACGAGGTTGTCATTCCCGCGCCGTTCTGGGTCAGCTACCCGGAGATGGTCAAGCTGGCCGGGGCGACCCCGGTTATCATCAGCGCCGGTGAGGAGGCTGACTTTAAAATTACACCCGAGCAGCTTCGTGCCGCCATCACGCCGAAGACCAAGCTCGTCATCCTCAACAGTCCCTCGAACCCGACGGGCACGGTTTACACGCCGGTCGAGATTGAGGCGCTGGTCGAGGTGTGCCTGAGCGCGGGCGTGCTCATCATGTCCGATGAAATCTACGAGTACCTGCTCTATGATGGCGTCACGCACCTGAGCCCGGCCTCCCTGAGCAAGGAAGCCGCCGAGTCCACCATCACGGTGGGGGGCTTCTCCAAGACATTTTCCATGACCGGCTGGCGCCTGGGCACGCTGGTGGCCCCGAAGGCCATCGCCGCCGCCGTGGGCGACCTCCAGAGCCAGACCTCCTCGAACGCCACGACCTTCGCGCAGTTCGGGGCGCTGGCCGCGCTCAAGCAGCGCGACGAGGCCAAGGCCGCCGTGGCCAAAATGCTGGCCGTCTTCGACAGCCGCCGGCTCAAGCTGCTCAATGGCCTCAACGCCATCAAGGGCATCAACTGCCGCCGCGCGCAGGGGGCCTTTTACCTCTTTCCCTCCCTCTCCGGCCTCGGGATCAGCTCGACGGACTTCGCCGCCCGGCTCCTCGAAGAGGAACTGGTCGCGGTCGTTCCGGGTGTGGCCTTTGGCGCGGACGAGTGCATGCGCCTGAGCTATGCCACCTCCGACGAGGTCATTGACAAAGGACTTGAACGGCTGGCGCGCTTCTGCCAGCAACTCTAA